The nucleotide window ACAAGACGGTGCCTCGGGTCTAGCGGCGTCGCGACAGGCGCGCCCAGGTACACGTCTCCGAGTCCCATCACAAGATAATCTGCAGCAAACACGATTTGTTTCACATCATCGATAGATTCGAGGCCGTTAACTCGGCGAATGAATTCGATATTGTTGGGGCAACACCACGGAGCATCCGGCCTGACTGTCGTCACATACTTTTCGATTGCGATTCTTGTCTGAGGGTCGTCCCACGAAAGCGGCAGGTAAATCGTACGCGTCGGAACCTTTGTGAGCTTATTCTTCCGCAAGTGTTCTGCCAAGTCCCAAAGGCGTTCCAAAACATCCTTCTGACGAATCTTCCTGATGTCATAGTGAATCTGTATGGAACGAATACCTGGCGTGACATCGATAAGTACATCAGCAAAACGTTCCTTGACAGCGAGCATCCAGGCATGTGCTGTAAAGCGGAGACGCAAATCGATTATCGCCGGGCCAAATTCGACAAGCACGTTATCATCTCCATCGGCACGCACAACGACATGTTCCATTTCAGAATCCTTATTGAATTCTGAAATGATGGGCGAAGTCACCGGAGAGGGAGTCAACAACGGCATCGCCTTCGAAGCTTTTTCGGGTGCTTCGAGCGTTTCTTCTCGAGCGAGACGGATTTTTTCAGCATCTTCCGCCGAAAGCGGCACAAAACGGACCTTATCACCACTGCGGAGCTGTCCCATTTTCCAAAGTTCCGCCGAAACAATCGTCACAGGACAAGCGAAACCACCTAAACTCGGCCCGTCGACACCAAGGATAATGGGCATATCCCCAGTAAAGTCAACGGTACCTACGGCATAAGCGTTGTCGTGCAAATTAGACGGATGGAGCCCCGCCTCGCCACCATCGGGTCTCGCCCACTTGGGTTGAGGTCCAATTAGGCGAATGCCCGTTCTCGAAGAATTATAATGAACTTCCCATGTCGCAGCGAAAAATTCATCAATATCTTCCTGAGTCAAATAATCGGGAGCACCGTGGGGGCCATACATCACGCCAATTTCCCATTCGGAACTGATAGAAGGAATAGCGATATTCGAGGGAATTACCGATTCACCCGCAATATCGTTTCCAATATGCAAGATATCCCCTGCCGTCAAGGCGCGACCACCGTGACCGCCAAAGCCGCCAAGCGTGAAAGTTGATTTGCTGCCTAGGTATTCGGGAACGTCAACGCCACCGCGGATTGCTAAATAACAACGTTGCCCAGCCTTCGTAACGCCGAATTTGAGGACATCCCCATCATGAATTTCGACAGGAGTATTCTTGAAACATGGTAAATTGTTTATCGTCGCCGGGAAATCACCACCCGTAAAAGCAATCAATGCGTTTGTATGGAATACAAGCGTACATCCCGAATGGGTCATTTCGATTCCGGCAGCATTCTCGGCATTACCAACAATTTTATTTGCAAGCCTAAAACTGTAATTATCCATAGGCCCGCTAGGAGGAATGCCAACGTCCCAATACTTTAAGCGTCCCGGATAATCCTGAATTGTAGTCTGCAAACCCGGAGCGAGAACCTCAAAAATTCGGTCATGGTATTTATAATCGTTCAAAATCCAAGTCGAAACTTTGCCCGAAACAAAATTAGGCATTTCAAGCACATCGCGCAGAAGTTTGATATTTGTCTCAAAGCCGCATAGTTTGACATCGGCCAGAGCCTTCTTTGCCTTTTCAATATTATCTTCGCGGTCCTTACCAGCGACAATGATTTTCGCCAAAAGCGGGTCATAAAAGGCACTAACTTCCGTGCCACGGGAAACCCACGTATCGACACGGATTCCTTCTGGGAAAATCACTTCTGTTAAAAGGCCACTACTCGGGCGGAAATTTTTGCCGGGATCTTCGGCATAAACGCGAAATTCCATAGCGTGCCCATGCGGCACAAACTTTGCTCCAATTTCAAAGGGGCGCTTTCCAGCAGCAAGTTCAACCATCCAACGCACTAAATCAACATCATAAACTGTTTCAGTAACGCCATGTTCAACCTGCAAGCGCGTATTGACTTCAAGGAAATAGAATCGATCACTCGGAGCGTCGTAAATAAACTCCACCGTTCCTGCAGAACGGTAAGAAACCCCCTGCACAAGTCGCAGAGCCGCATCATGCAGTGCTTCACGAGTCTTTTCGGGCAAGCAAGGCGCAGGAGTTTCTTCAATCACCTTTTGGTTTCGACGTTGCACAGAACAGTCTCGTTCACCGAGCACGACAGCATTTCCTTCGCCATCACCAAAAACCTGCACTTCAACATGTCGACCACGTTCCACGTATTTTTCGACAAAGAGACCCGCATTCTTAAAGTTGTTTTCACTCAGCCTCTTAATTCGCTCAAAACTTTCAACAAGTTCTGTTTCGTTGTGGCAAATACTCATACCAATGCCGCCACCGCCTGCAGTGCTCTTAAGCATCACCGGGTAGCCAATTTCTTTGGAATGTGCAATCGCATCATCCAAGTTTTCCAAAAGTCCGGAACCAGGAACTAGCGGGACATCAAATTCCTGTGCAAGTTCCTTACTACGGTGTTTCAGACCAAATTCAATGAGGTGTTTTGGAGTCGGGCCGATAAAAGCAATTCCATTATCTTCTAGAGTCTTTGCAAAATCAGCGTTTTCACTCAAGAAACCGTAACCGGGATGAACAGCCTCGGCTCCAGTCGACTTAATTGCTTCCAAAATGGCAGGAACATTCAGATAGCTATCCTTGGCCGGTGCAGGACCAATACGAACAGCTTCATCCGCCATCAATACATGAGCTGCAGTTTCATCCGGATCAGAATAAACGGCAACAGATTTTACACCCATCTCTTTCAGGGTTCGAATAATGCGACAAGCGATTTCGCCACGATTTGCTACAAGTACTTTGTTGAACATGGCTATCTCCTTTAGTATTTAATCAATTGTACAAGAAGTTGTGTTAGGGATCCTTCTGGATTTTCAAGTTCTCCAAGGATCGTAAAATGGTTATGGTTCGTAAGCAAATTGAACGAGCCAGGAATATCTTCTTCGGTGCGGTGCATCGCGAATTCAGCACTTTGCCTACGGAGTTCCGAAAGTTCATCCGCTCCAACAACTACGGCTATCGGCTTTTTTACGAACGACCTACGGAGAGGACTATACAAAAGAATCTCGTTTTCAGTAAGTTGAAGCTTATCATTCAAAAAACATTGCGAAATCGGTTTCAAGTCATAGATACCACTAATAGCAAGCGCCCCACATACACCAACTTCATCAAGTACACTTACAGCAAGATGCGCACCAGCCGACCAACCCGATACATATACACGCGAATTGTCAAAGCCCAAATCTCCGCTATGAATGCGTAAATAACCAAGCGCACTGCGAATACTTCTTACAATTTCACGCATATTCACATCGGGAGCAAGCGGGTACCCAATATTTGCAACATCAAAACCATGCGCAAGAGGACCTCTTGCAATAAAACGAAACTGCTCTTTACTCCGCATTTGCCAATATCCACCATGAATAAACACAAACAGAGGAGCCCCCGTTTTTCCACAACTGAAATAATCCAAGCACTCTCTTGGATGTCTTCCATAACGTATATTCAAGCCATTGGGATACTCCATCGAAATTTCGGCACTTTTTGTACTGAAATTTTCAAGCAATTCGCGGCTATTTTCTACAGCACGAGTATTATCGTAAGCCTGATCAAGCAATTCCTTGGTGAAATTTCGATATACGTAGCCGTTTTCCATAAGTCCATTCCAAATAAATTATTTTTCAAAAACCAGCAAGCGAATCGGAGTCGGATTGTAGTCATTGCAGGGATTGTTCAACTGAGAACAATCCGAAAGCAGGAACATCACATCCATATCGGCACGCAGTTCTATGTACTTGCCCGGTCCCGAAATTCCATCGGCAAATTCCAGGTGCCCCTTGTCATCTAGAATAACCTTTGTGAAAAAATTCAGGTTACAAGTCTGATCGCGCTTGCTCATCCCATAATTTTCAAGCGTACGCACGAACGTGTCACGGCAGCTGTGCATATAGCGAGTCTTGTCCGTATAGCGCACCACGTTTCCTTCAGCGGAGCATCCGCTTCCAAGCGTATCGTGTTCTCCGCAAGTATCCGCAATCACCGTAAGCATTGCATTTCCACAATTGCTGCGAATGACCGTGCCGAGTTCAATCATCGTATTCGCCTGTGCCGTAATCGTATTGTTCGCATTATAACGTTCCGTCGGATCGTTCGCATTGTAAATCTGCACATCGCCGGACTGATTCCCTTCTACATCGACCATGCGGAGCACCTGTCCCTTCTTTAGGGGAAGCATGTAGCCGTCGCCCGCAAGCACCGTCACATCGAAGACGGCGTCCTTCAAGTCATGGGAACTTTCAAGAAGTTTTGAGTTCATACAGACTCCTTGTCCCACACAATCATCCTGACCGGGGTCGGATCGTAAGCATTACAGGGATTGTTCAGCTGCGGACAATTACTCACGACCGCGAGCACATCCATCTCGGCACGCATTTCCACGTACTTTCCCGGCGAAGAAATCCCGTCAGCAAAGTTAAGGTTTCCCTGTTCATCAAAAGGAACGTACATGAAGAAATTCAGGTTGTTCACCTGGTCGCGCTTGTCCAGATTCGGGGTTTCAAGCAGCACCTTCAAGAACGATTCACGGCAGGCATGCATGTAACGTTTCTCAAACGCATAGCGACAGGTGTTGCTTTCGCAGGAGCAAGCACTTCCGAGCGTATCGTGGTCACCACAAGTATCGGCAATCACCGTAAGCATCACGTTATCATCGTTGGAATAAAGCTTCGTCCCTACACCAACAAGGCAATTCGCCTGTCTTTGCACCGTCTGCTGAACGCTGTAGCGTTCCGACGGATCGTTCGCATTGATGAACAGTGTATCAACAGCCTGGTTTCCTTTAAGGTCCAAAATGCGGAAAATCTGACCTTTCTTGATCAAATGCAGCCAGCCCTTCCCGGCGGCAACATCCTCGACATAGCAGGCATCTTCTTCCTTGAGCGAACTTTCCAAATACTTCGTAAACATGATAGACCTCTTACAAGTTGTAGTTTGCCGTGTTGATGTAACCGCGGCCGTTTTCGGGGCACCAGGTAAAGCACGGGTCTTCGGCGCCGGCGATATCGCAAGTCATAAGTTCCACTTTCACGGGCTTGCGTAGATATTCCTTGCTCGGGTTCAGCGGGTGCATACCCGTATCGATGACCACCAGGGTATCCATTTCGGCACGCAGTTCCACATAGTCGCCCGGCTTGGAATTATTTTCGACAAAAGTCATCTTACCGTCGGAAGTCACCACAACCTTGCTAAAGAAATTGACCAGTTCCGTAAAATCCCTCTTGGTCATGCCGTGCTTGCCGATTTCCACCAGCAGGGAATCGTAGCCGTTACGGTAAAAATCGTTGTGTGCGCTCTGGTAATCCTTCTCGCCAAAACGTTCCTTGATCAAAGCCGCATGGGTGCATCCACACAGAGGGTCGTGCCAGCCCACGGAATCTTCGACGACACTCAACAAGATGCGTCCCATATCACCGTAAAGACAGCAGTTCTTCGCGATGCGGCAGATATGCTGAATTTTCAAGGTGTCGCCCAAGTTGAAGCGCTCGGTAAAGTTGTGTGCATTATAGCACATGAGCGAGGCGTTCGCGCCGCCTTCCAAATCCGTGAGGCGAATTTTCTGACCACGTTTGACAATGCGCGAGTAGTTCCAGCCACCCGCAATGATCTGTTCGCAAAGTACTTTAGATTCAGACATAATAACTCCTGTTTTTTATGGTTGCATTCCAACCATGTTGACGATTTTAAAATCCTCTTCAACGACCTCGTTCACCTTAGGCGGGCGAATCAGTTCTTCGATATGTTTTCGCGTTTCGTTAAATTCGCGCAGACTTAGGCTTTCCTTATTACGCGGGCGCGGTATCGGCACATCAACCAACTCCTTTATCTTTCCGGGATTCGCCTGTAAAGTCAAAATGCGATCCGAAAGGAACACTGCTTCGTCCAAATCATGCGTCACGAAAATGATCGTGATGTCGATGTTCTTCCAGACTTCAAGCAGATACCTCTGCATCTGCGTCCTTGTCTGCGCATCGAGCGCACCGAACGGTTCGTCCATCAGCAGTACACGCGGCTGAGGCGCCAGCGCCCTCGCGATGGCGACGCGCTGCTGCATGCCACCCGAAAGCTGCTTCGGGAAAAATTCACCGTACTTTTCGAGACCTACAATTTCAAGCCACTGCTCGGCAACCTCTTCGGCCTCGTCGCCACCGCGCCCCGTCGACTCGAGGCCAAACATTACATTCTGCTTGACCGAGAGCCACGGGAAAAGGGAATACTTCTGGAACACCATTCCCCTTTCGGCTCCAGTTCCGCGAACCACCTTTCCGTCGAGTAGGAATTCGCCGCTGGTCGCCGTTTCGAGGCCCGCCGCAATACGGATGAGAGTTGACTTTCCGCAACCGGAAGGGCCGATGACCGAGAGGAATTCGCGACGGCGCACGCTGAACGAGATATCATCCAAAACACGGTGCATTCCCTTGCCGGAAGAATTCTCAAAATCCTTTACGATATGGCGCGCTTCCAGAATGCAATCATTGAAAACTTCTTTAGAACCTTCCATGGTATTTCTCCTTGAGCGCCTTTTCTTCGGGAGTCAGGCGGAACGAAAATACGGTATCCTTCGGCGCAAAAATTTCCTTCTTGATCTTGGACGTCACTCCGACATGGCCACCTTCCCAGGCAAAGAAATCACGACTGAGGAAATTGAGCACAAGATCGCAACCCAGCCCGATAATTCCGAGGATGATAATCGCCGCATAAACATTGTCGAAATTACGGTACTTCGCCTGCTGATTGATGAACCAGGTGATGCCGGAACTCGTGCCGACCACTTCAGCCACAATCAGGTAGGTCCACGCCCAACCCAGCAAAATGCGCATATCCTTGTACATCTTGGGAGCAATCTCGGGCAGGATGACCTTGAACATGATGCGTCGAGAAGAGGCTCCCAACGTGCGAGCGGCTTCGATCAAGGTCGAATCGACACGGCGCGTGGTGGCGCACAGCATAGGGACCTGCTGGAAAAATGTACCGATGATAATAATCGCGATCTTGGGCGCGTCATTGATACCGAGAATAGCGACGGCCAATGCACCGAATACCGGTGCCGGGAAATACCGGAAAAACTCAATGAAGGGGCCAGTCAATTTTTCAAAGAACGGGACTGCGCCGCAAATAATGCCCAGCGGCACGCCGACGAGACTCGACAGCAAAAAGGCCAGGAATACGATTTTTACAGAGTGGAGTATACTTTCGTAAAACCAGACATCGCCATCGCGCTTCGGTTCCGTCAAGAATGCAGTCACGAGAGCCTTCGCGACTTTGTGCGGAGCCGGGAGATAGGCGGGGTTGATGCGTACTCCCGTCATCATTTTCTCGCCGGCGGCCAGGAGGGTTTTATTTTCTTCTTCGAAGTTGGCTCGTTCGATTTCGTCGCCCGGCTGGCAAAACATGCTGCCACCTGCATCGACCACCTTGACAAGCGGGTGATATACAAACGGTACATAGCTTACCACGCTCCAAGCTGCAAGGGGGATAATGAACGAAAGCACCGCAAGCACCACCGTCCACTTCTTTCCAACATGCTTTTGAATTCCAATCGGGTTAATCATAACATTTCCAAATTCAGTGTTTTACTTTTTCGCCTTGACGAATGCTTCCGTGAACGAAGGGATAATGTAACGGTTCACATCCACATTCTTTTCATAAACCTTGTTCTTCACGAAGAACGCATCGACATTCTTGCTGGACCCGTAAACGGAGCCATAGCCTTCGCCCTTCTTGAATCGGGCAGCCGCCTCTTCAGCAGTCAGGAAGCGGGTTCCTCCCATAAACGTGGCATATTTCTTTTCGGAAATGCCCACGCGGGCGGCAAGAATCTTGACGGCCTCATCCTTGTTTTTCGGATCGTTCAGGAAATCGATGACATCATACCAGGCGGCTACAACCTTTTCCCATTCGGCCTTGTTTTTCATCAGCGACTCCTGCGAGACTGCGAGAACATCGTAGATGATTCCGGGTTCGTTCGCGCTGGTGTAGAGTTCCTTGGCTCCCTTGACCACCTCGAGCGCATTCACAGAATGCGGAACCCATGCGACCACTGCGGCGACTTCGCCACTTTCAAGGGTCTGCACCGCTTGATGCGTCGGCATATTCACCAGCGTCACGTCGGATTCTTTCAAGCCGTTTTTTGTAAGGGCGTTAATCAGCAGCGCATGCGAAAGGCATCCGATCTCGACACCCACCTTCTTGCCCTTGAGATCCTTGATGGAGTTGATTCCAGGAGCACCGACAATCTTGTCGTTACCGTTACTGTAGTCGTTGATCAAGATGATAGAGTTGCGGGCGCCCGTCGCGTTA belongs to Fibrobacter sp. UWT2 and includes:
- the uca gene encoding urea carboxylase, translating into MFNKVLVANRGEIACRIIRTLKEMGVKSVAVYSDPDETAAHVLMADEAVRIGPAPAKDSYLNVPAILEAIKSTGAEAVHPGYGFLSENADFAKTLEDNGIAFIGPTPKHLIEFGLKHRSKELAQEFDVPLVPGSGLLENLDDAIAHSKEIGYPVMLKSTAGGGGIGMSICHNETELVESFERIKRLSENNFKNAGLFVEKYVERGRHVEVQVFGDGEGNAVVLGERDCSVQRRNQKVIEETPAPCLPEKTREALHDAALRLVQGVSYRSAGTVEFIYDAPSDRFYFLEVNTRLQVEHGVTETVYDVDLVRWMVELAAGKRPFEIGAKFVPHGHAMEFRVYAEDPGKNFRPSSGLLTEVIFPEGIRVDTWVSRGTEVSAFYDPLLAKIIVAGKDREDNIEKAKKALADVKLCGFETNIKLLRDVLEMPNFVSGKVSTWILNDYKYHDRIFEVLAPGLQTTIQDYPGRLKYWDVGIPPSGPMDNYSFRLANKIVGNAENAAGIEMTHSGCTLVFHTNALIAFTGGDFPATINNLPCFKNTPVEIHDGDVLKFGVTKAGQRCYLAIRGGVDVPEYLGSKSTFTLGGFGGHGGRALTAGDILHIGNDIAGESVIPSNIAIPSISSEWEIGVMYGPHGAPDYLTQEDIDEFFAATWEVHYNSSRTGIRLIGPQPKWARPDGGEAGLHPSNLHDNAYAVGTVDFTGDMPIILGVDGPSLGGFACPVTIVSAELWKMGQLRSGDKVRFVPLSAEDAEKIRLAREETLEAPEKASKAMPLLTPSPVTSPIISEFNKDSEMEHVVVRADGDDNVLVEFGPAIIDLRLRFTAHAWMLAVKERFADVLIDVTPGIRSIQIHYDIRKIRQKDVLERLWDLAEHLRKNKLTKVPTRTIYLPLSWDDPQTRIAIEKYVTTVRPDAPWCCPNNIEFIRRVNGLESIDDVKQIVFAADYLVMGLGDVYLGAPVATPLDPRHRLVTTKYNPARTWTPENAVGIGGAYMCVYGMEGPGGYQFVGRTVQMWNRFKKTSDFPLPYLLRFFDQIRFYEVSADKLLQMRKDFAAGKFHVVVENSSFDIEEYERFLAVNAESISAFEEKRTKAFEEEKERWIANGQFTFESHSAQTTPIAEITLADGEDGVYSPVAGSLWKLIAKPEETVKAGDTLAIIESMKTEIPVIAASGGIVSQVFVKESSEVKAGQCLLAVKKLS
- a CDS encoding alpha/beta hydrolase; the protein is MENGYVYRNFTKELLDQAYDNTRAVENSRELLENFSTKSAEISMEYPNGLNIRYGRHPRECLDYFSCGKTGAPLFVFIHGGYWQMRSKEQFRFIARGPLAHGFDVANIGYPLAPDVNMREIVRSIRSALGYLRIHSGDLGFDNSRVYVSGWSAGAHLAVSVLDEVGVCGALAISGIYDLKPISQCFLNDKLQLTENEILLYSPLRRSFVKKPIAVVVGADELSELRRQSAEFAMHRTEEDIPGSFNLLTNHNHFTILGELENPEGSLTQLLVQLIKY
- a CDS encoding DUF1989 domain-containing protein, encoding MNSKLLESSHDLKDAVFDVTVLAGDGYMLPLKKGQVLRMVDVEGNQSGDVQIYNANDPTERYNANNTITAQANTMIELGTVIRSNCGNAMLTVIADTCGEHDTLGSGCSAEGNVVRYTDKTRYMHSCRDTFVRTLENYGMSKRDQTCNLNFFTKVILDDKGHLEFADGISGPGKYIELRADMDVMFLLSDCSQLNNPCNDYNPTPIRLLVFEK
- a CDS encoding urea amidolyase associated protein UAAP2, giving the protein MFTKYLESSLKEEDACYVEDVAAGKGWLHLIKKGQIFRILDLKGNQAVDTLFINANDPSERYSVQQTVQRQANCLVGVGTKLYSNDDNVMLTVIADTCGDHDTLGSACSCESNTCRYAFEKRYMHACRESFLKVLLETPNLDKRDQVNNLNFFMYVPFDEQGNLNFADGISSPGKYVEMRAEMDVLAVVSNCPQLNNPCNAYDPTPVRMIVWDKESV
- a CDS encoding urea amidolyase associated protein UAAP1: MSESKVLCEQIIAGGWNYSRIVKRGQKIRLTDLEGGANASLMCYNAHNFTERFNLGDTLKIQHICRIAKNCCLYGDMGRILLSVVEDSVGWHDPLCGCTHAALIKERFGEKDYQSAHNDFYRNGYDSLLVEIGKHGMTKRDFTELVNFFSKVVVTSDGKMTFVENNSKPGDYVELRAEMDTLVVIDTGMHPLNPSKEYLRKPVKVELMTCDIAGAEDPCFTWCPENGRGYINTANYNL
- a CDS encoding ABC transporter ATP-binding protein; its protein translation is MEGSKEVFNDCILEARHIVKDFENSSGKGMHRVLDDISFSVRRREFLSVIGPSGCGKSTLIRIAAGLETATSGEFLLDGKVVRGTGAERGMVFQKYSLFPWLSVKQNVMFGLESTGRGGDEAEEVAEQWLEIVGLEKYGEFFPKQLSGGMQQRVAIARALAPQPRVLLMDEPFGALDAQTRTQMQRYLLEVWKNIDITIIFVTHDLDEAVFLSDRILTLQANPGKIKELVDVPIPRPRNKESLSLREFNETRKHIEELIRPPKVNEVVEEDFKIVNMVGMQP
- a CDS encoding ABC transporter substrate-binding protein — encoded protein: MNLTKILLVCVTAAVAAVYAQKPLLKIAYSDWPGWTAWEIADKKGFFKKHDVNVKLEWFDYGPSMDAFAAKQVDAVGVANGDAMMLNATGARNSIILINDYSNGNDKIVGAPGINSIKDLKGKKVGVEIGCLSHALLINALTKNGLKESDVTLVNMPTHQAVQTLESGEVAAVVAWVPHSVNALEVVKGAKELYTSANEPGIIYDVLAVSQESLMKNKAEWEKVVAAWYDVIDFLNDPKNKDEAVKILAARVGISEKKYATFMGGTRFLTAEEAAARFKKGEGYGSVYGSSKNVDAFFVKNKVYEKNVDVNRYIIPSFTEAFVKAKK